A DNA window from Gillisia sp. Hel1_33_143 contains the following coding sequences:
- the trmB gene encoding tRNA (guanosine(46)-N7)-methyltransferase TrmB, with translation MGSKNKLKRFRENEQFSNVIQPSREEITDSTYPLKGKWNENFFKNENPIVLELGCGKGEYSVALAQAYPEKNFIGIDIKGARFWRGAKTAVEEDLKNVGFMRTQIELIDKLFAEGEVDEIWITFPDPQIKYKRTKHRLTNSEFLQKYKLILKADGMVNLKTDSEFMHGYTLGLLHGEGHEIIQANHDVYKNEYSPKEVVGIQTFYEKQYLEQGKPITYIQFKIK, from the coding sequence GTGGGGAGTAAAAATAAACTCAAAAGATTTAGAGAGAATGAGCAATTCTCTAATGTTATTCAGCCTTCTAGAGAAGAAATTACAGATAGTACCTATCCTTTAAAGGGTAAGTGGAATGAAAATTTCTTTAAGAATGAGAATCCTATAGTTTTAGAATTAGGTTGCGGAAAAGGGGAATACAGCGTTGCCTTAGCGCAAGCTTATCCAGAAAAGAACTTTATTGGAATAGATATTAAAGGAGCAAGGTTTTGGCGAGGTGCTAAGACTGCAGTAGAGGAAGATCTAAAGAATGTAGGGTTTATGCGTACCCAGATAGAACTTATAGATAAGTTATTTGCTGAAGGTGAAGTTGATGAAATATGGATAACTTTCCCAGATCCTCAAATAAAGTACAAGCGTACTAAGCATAGATTAACCAATTCCGAATTTCTTCAGAAATATAAATTGATTTTAAAAGCTGATGGAATGGTGAATTTAAAGACCGATTCAGAATTTATGCATGGGTATACGTTAGGTCTTTTACATGGTGAAGGTCATGAAATTATTCAAGCTAATCATGATGTCTATAAAAATGAATATTCTCCAAAGGAAGTAGTTGGTATACAGACTTTCTATGAAAAGCAGTATCTTGAGCAAGGTAAACCTATTACCTATATTCAATTTAAGATAAAATAA
- a CDS encoding glycosyltransferase: MRNKKILVAVLNWGLGHATRCIPIICELESQNFEVILASDGDALLLLKKEFPHLRTYSLPSYNIRYSKTSLFFTWKILRQTPHILRTIKEENKVIETLIEKENIAGVISDNRWGAYSKKINSVIITHQLNVISGATTFISSKIQQKQLGNFEECWVPDVEGENNLSGRLGHLRTKKLKINYLGIISRFKKQEELLSIDILIILSGPQPQREILENKLLKEFKSFKGNVIMVRGIVESQQIIERKEHITCYNYMKSEELETFLNISKLVISRSGYTTLLDLTKLQKKAFFIPTPGQPEQEYLAARLKKLNIANSCKQKDFNLKMLETTDNYSGLVGFNGSCDLGSFFTLFQSE; this comes from the coding sequence ATGAGAAATAAGAAGATCTTAGTAGCGGTGCTTAATTGGGGACTGGGACATGCCACCCGATGCATTCCTATAATCTGCGAACTTGAGTCTCAAAATTTTGAAGTAATCTTAGCTTCAGATGGGGACGCTTTATTATTGCTTAAAAAAGAATTTCCGCACCTAAGAACATACTCGCTACCTTCTTACAACATAAGATATTCTAAAACCAGCTTATTCTTTACGTGGAAAATATTACGCCAAACCCCGCATATTTTAAGAACGATCAAAGAAGAAAATAAAGTAATTGAAACACTTATAGAGAAAGAAAATATAGCTGGAGTTATATCAGATAATCGATGGGGAGCATATTCCAAGAAAATTAATTCTGTAATTATTACACATCAGCTAAATGTAATTTCTGGAGCAACAACTTTTATAAGCAGTAAGATTCAGCAAAAACAACTTGGAAATTTTGAAGAATGCTGGGTTCCAGATGTTGAAGGAGAAAATAATCTTAGTGGAAGATTAGGCCATTTAAGAACCAAAAAATTGAAGATCAATTATTTAGGTATTATAAGTAGGTTTAAGAAACAGGAAGAATTATTATCCATAGATATTCTAATTATTCTATCCGGACCACAACCTCAGCGAGAAATTCTAGAGAACAAGCTCCTTAAAGAATTTAAATCTTTTAAAGGAAATGTAATTATGGTTAGAGGAATTGTAGAGTCTCAGCAAATAATAGAGAGAAAAGAGCATATTACTTGCTATAACTATATGAAATCTGAAGAACTGGAAACTTTTCTAAACATTTCTAAATTAGTGATCTCCAGATCTGGTTATACAACACTTTTAGATCTAACGAAATTACAGAAAAAAGCATTTTTTATACCAACTCCGGGTCAACCGGAACAGGAATATTTAGCTGCCAGACTTAAAAAACTTAATATTGCTAATAGCTGTAAACAGAAAGATTTTAATTTGAAGATGTTGGAAACGACTGATAATTATAGTGGGTTAGTCGGATTTAACGGGAGCTGTGATCTTGGTAGTTTCTTTACTCTTTTCCAAAGTGAATGA
- a CDS encoding sensor histidine kinase — MSKNFKRSYKFAIKTSLYITIFLMLLMSVFLYIMHTFEVVPVLFFAAACYLFSFFIIQYRVENFIYKRVKKIYDNVTLLEASTLRPNQITTDMATLTKEVEKFAEDKKLEIETLKIRETYRKEFMGNVSHELKTPLFTVQGYILTLLDGAHKDKVIRKKYLERASKGVERLIYIVKDLDMITKLETGDLHLHIENFNIVELVQNSFDLLEMKAAKRNITLTFDIAYDKPIWVYADKERIQQVITNLVVNSIKYGKKGGTTEISVENLIKNKVIVRVTDNGEGIEKGNIPRLFERFYRVDKSGSRKEGGSGLGLSIVKHIIEAHLEKIYVESVFGVGSEFSFTLEKSKETTKITAPVKSD, encoded by the coding sequence ATGTCTAAAAACTTTAAAAGATCATATAAGTTTGCGATAAAAACATCGCTATACATTACAATTTTTCTGATGCTCTTAATGAGCGTCTTCTTATATATCATGCATACTTTTGAAGTAGTGCCAGTATTATTCTTCGCGGCAGCATGTTATCTATTTTCGTTTTTCATCATTCAGTATAGAGTTGAAAATTTTATATATAAAAGGGTAAAGAAGATCTATGATAATGTAACCCTCTTGGAGGCTTCAACTTTAAGACCAAATCAGATAACTACAGATATGGCTACTCTTACCAAAGAGGTAGAGAAATTTGCAGAAGATAAAAAGTTAGAAATAGAAACCTTAAAAATTAGAGAGACGTATAGGAAAGAATTTATGGGGAATGTTTCTCATGAATTAAAAACACCTCTATTTACAGTACAAGGATATATTCTTACACTTTTAGATGGAGCACATAAAGACAAAGTAATACGCAAAAAATACTTAGAGCGTGCTAGTAAAGGAGTAGAGCGGTTAATCTATATTGTTAAAGATCTAGATATGATTACCAAACTAGAGACCGGAGATCTACACCTTCATATCGAGAATTTCAATATAGTTGAGCTTGTACAAAATTCTTTTGATCTTTTAGAAATGAAAGCAGCCAAAAGAAATATCACTCTTACTTTCGATATTGCTTATGATAAACCAATCTGGGTGTATGCAGATAAAGAGCGCATTCAACAAGTAATTACAAATCTTGTGGTGAACTCTATAAAATATGGTAAAAAGGGTGGTACTACAGAAATTAGTGTGGAAAATCTTATTAAAAATAAGGTGATTGTAAGAGTTACAGACAATGGCGAAGGAATTGAGAAAGGTAATATTCCACGGTTGTTTGAAAGATTTTACCGAGTAGATAAAAGTGGGTCCAGAAAAGAAGGTGGTTCTGGATTAGGTCTTTCTATAGTTAAGCATATTATTGAAGCACACCTAGAAAAAATATATGTTGAAAGTGTCTTTGGTGTTGGAAGTGAGTTTTCATTCACTTTGGAAAAGAGTAAAGAAACTACCAAGATCACAGCTCCCGTTAAATCCGACTAA
- a CDS encoding response regulator transcription factor, with the protein MKKKDITILLVDDEPDILEIVGYNLSSEGYTVITAENGAQAVKLAKKKKPHLIILDVMMPEMDGIEACEQIRKIPDLGETIITFLTARGEDYSQMAGFDAGADDYITKPIKPKVLVSKVKALLRRFKETESTTNIVKIGNLVINRDEYKIMKDDEELILPRKEFELLSLLASKPGKVFKREEILDKVWGNEVVVGGRTIDVHIRKLREKIGDESFKTVKGVGYKFVI; encoded by the coding sequence ATGAAGAAAAAAGATATTACTATTCTGTTGGTTGATGACGAACCGGATATATTGGAAATTGTTGGATACAATCTTTCTTCTGAAGGGTATACGGTTATAACTGCTGAAAATGGAGCTCAGGCCGTAAAGCTTGCTAAAAAGAAAAAGCCTCATCTAATTATCTTAGATGTAATGATGCCAGAGATGGATGGTATAGAAGCTTGTGAACAAATTAGAAAGATTCCAGATCTTGGTGAAACAATTATTACCTTTCTTACCGCTCGAGGAGAAGACTATTCACAAATGGCAGGTTTTGATGCCGGTGCAGACGATTATATTACCAAGCCTATCAAACCAAAAGTTTTGGTGAGTAAAGTAAAGGCGCTTCTTAGAAGATTTAAGGAGACAGAGTCTACAACCAATATCGTAAAAATAGGGAATCTTGTAATTAATAGAGATGAGTATAAGATCATGAAAGATGATGAGGAGCTTATCTTACCAAGAAAAGAGTTTGAACTACTATCTTTATTAGCTTCCAAACCAGGGAAGGTATTTAAGAGGGAAGAAATTCTGGATAAGGTTTGGGGAAATGAAGTAGTTGTAGGTGGAAGAACTATAGATGTTCACATTAGAAAATTGAGAGAGAAAATTGGAGACGAGAGTTTTAAGACTGTAAAGGGAGTAGGGTATAAGTTTGTAATTTAA